The Penaeus chinensis breed Huanghai No. 1 chromosome 36, ASM1920278v2, whole genome shotgun sequence genome includes a region encoding these proteins:
- the LOC125044969 gene encoding transcription factor E2F2-like, translated as MDSVGTPSSGGLSLVGGTVLSVCDGMTYTQLLDHGYGLTPITPSNSKETSTVTPGRTQSVKRRLVLEEGGVDGEGFRTPTKTARRARQKSVSATHYTPSPSKGKTPAVPPAPSPGKSSRYDTSLGLLTKRFVDLLQSAPDGTVDLNRASDMLSVQKRRIYDITNVLEGIGLVNKKSKNNVQWLASRMSSQNLEGDVEHLASKENELDRLIEQAERDLLQMSQDKRYAYITYHDLHTIRYYKDKTVFAVKAPPGTQLQVPQEVKEQGYKIHLKSENGPIEVFLSESSIGESPIKQSPIKQSPLKTSPLRTPLPATSRAKLRPTRTRASKALLQTQKPELTTPKKEPLSPSLVNIKTELPDPDEGDDPLGPSPSLDLDDDSIRSALILGSDDLGPVGGKLQLQMEDQSAGGSEDLMLGYSSGSSPPPFLALEPPISDTDYTFSLDHTEGLSDLFDFNF; from the exons ATGGATAGCGTTGGGACCCCTTCCTCAGGGGGGTTGTCATTGGTTGGGGGTACTGTCCTCAGTGTCTGTGATGGGATGACCTACACACAACTGCTTGACCATGGCTATGGCTTAACCCCCATCACACCTAGCAACTCCAAAGAGACTTCCACAGTAACGCCTGGACGCACACAG AGTGTAAAACGGCGGTTGGTACTAGAGGAAGGGGGTGTTGATGGGGAGGGATTCAGAACACCCACGAAGACTGCCAGACGTGCTAGGCAAAAATCAGTCTCGGCCACACACTACACTCCCTCACCGTCCAAGGGGAAAACTCCag CCGTCCCTCCGGCACCATCCCCGGGTAAGTCGTCTAGATATGACACCTCCCTCGGGCTCCTTACAAAACGCTTTGTTGACCTACTCCAATCGGCACCTGATGGCACTGTTGATCTCAATAGG GCCTCTGACATGCTTTCTGTTCAGAAGAGGAGAATATATGATATCACAAACGTCTTAGAGGGAATTGGTCTAGTCAACAAAAAGTCCAAAAATAATGTTCAGTGGCT AGCTTCACGGATGAGCAGTCAAAATTTAGAGGGTGATGTTGAACATCTTGCTTCCAAAGAAAATGAACTTGACAGATTAATAGAACAAGCAG AGAGAGACCTCCTGCAGATGAGTCAGGACAAAAGATATGCCTACATTACATACCATGATCTTCACACCATCCGATATTATAAAGACAAAACTGTGTTTGCTGTGAAAGCGCCACCTGGTACACAACTACAGGTTCCACAAGAGGTCAAAGAGCAG GGTTATAAAATTCACTTGAAGAGTGAAAATGGTCCAATTGAGGTATTCTTATCGGAATCCAGCATTGGGGAAAGCCCTATAAAACAGAGTCCAATCAAACAAAGTCCACTAAAGACAAGCCCACTCAGGACCCCATTGCCAGCCACTTCAAGGGCAAAACTAAGACCCACACGGACTAGAGCTAGCAAGGCTTTGCTACAAACCCAAAAACCTGAGCTCACCACACCAAAGAAG GAGCCTTTATCCCCTAGCCTGGTTAACATAAAGACTGAGCTACCAGACCCAGATGAAGGTGACGACCCTCTAGGACCCTCACCAAGCTTAGATTTAGATGATGACAGTATCCGTAGTGCCCTTATATTGGGTTCTGATGATTTGGGACCTGTTGGTGGTAAGCTCCAGCTTCAGATGGAAGACCAAAGTGCAG GTGGATCTGAAGATTTAATGCTTGGCTACTCATCTGGGTCTTCACCGCCACCATTCCTTGCCCTAGAGCCACCTATTTCGGATACAGACTACACCTTTTCTCTTGATCACACGGAGGGCCTAAGTGATCTCTTTGATTTTAATTTCTGA